A region of the Deltaproteobacteria bacterium genome:
CGCGATTCATCCGCACCCCGCCGGGACTTCGGCGACAAGAAGCCATGGGAGAAGAAGTCATTCGGCCCTCCGCGTGAAGGCGGCGACCGTGGACGGGACCGGGACTCATCAGCCCCGCGCCGGGACTTCGGCGACAAGAAGCCCTGGGAGAAGAAGTCCTTCGGTCCGCCCCGCGAAGGAGCAGACCGCAGCAGGGACCGGGATTCATCAGCACCCCGCCGGGACTTCGGCGACAAGAAGCCCTGGGAGAAGAAGTCATTCGGGCCGCCCCGCGAAGGCGCTGACCGTGGCCGGGACCGCGATTCATCCGCCCCTCGCCGGGACTTCGGCGACAAGAAGCCCTGGGAGAAGAAGTCATTCGGGCCGCCACGTGACGGCGCTGACCGTGGACGGGACCGGGATTCGTCCGCACCCCGCCGGGACTTCGGCGACAAAAAACCCTGGGAGAAGAAGCCCGCAGGCCCTCCGCGCGACGGCGGGAAAAGGGACGGCGGCGAAAAAAAGCCCTGGCAGGACAAGCCAAAAGGCCCCGGCAGGGATTTCGGAGGGAAAAAGCCCTGGGACAAGAAACCGGCGGGCGCTCCGAAAAAGGGCGGCAAGCCCGGCCCGTGGCCCGGCAAGGGCGGCGTGAACAAAAAGCCCAAAAGGTGATGTGGTGGAAGCATTGGAGACAGTGGCGCGGCTCATGGAGATTTCAGCCATCACCGCCCCAAAGAGCCGGGGCCTGAATTTCGTCAAGACCCTGGTGCTCGCGGGCGAGGATGTCAAAAAGCTCGCAAGCGCCATGCTTGCCTTCGGCGAGCGCACGGAAAAGAAGGACTTTGACCGCGACGCCAGGGGAGTCGCCACCTGCGACGTAGTGATGCTGATAGGCATAAAGGACGCAGCTCCCTTAGGCCTTGACTGCGGAGCCTGCGGGTTCGCCTCATGCAAGGACCTGGCCGACCGGAAGAAGCACGACGGCGAATTTCTGGGCCCGGTCTGCGCTTTCCGGCAGCTCGATTTCGGCATCGCCCTTGGCTCCGCCGTAAAAACCGCCCAGATGATGAACGTGGACAACCGCATAATGTACCGGATGGGGGTGGCGGCAAGGGAAGCGAAAATGATAGACTGGGATTTCGCCATGGGCATCCCCCTGTCAGTTACAGGCAAAAACGTCTTTTTCGATCGGTGAGGAAATGGCAGACCAGAACGAAAATAACGGGGAAAAAAAGCCGGGCGTTTTCGCCGATTACGGCGGGGCCTTCCTGTTGCTCTGCGTCCTTTGCTCGCTGATCCTTGTTTTCCAGGTTCTGAAGCCATTTTTCACCGTTTTCGTTCTGGCGGCCTTTCTGGCCGTCCTGGCCCAGCCGGTAAAAAAGCGTCTGGACAGGCTGACCCGCTACCGTCAGACGCTTTCGGTCTTCCTCACCATCCTGGCCCTTATACTCTTCGTCATAATCCCCCTCGTGCTTCTTTTTTCGCTTCTTGCGGCTGAATCCTATCAGGCTTATTCATGGATCAACCAGAAGGTTCAAAGCGGAGTTCTGGAAAATGTTCAGGGCGGGGTTCTTGGCAAGAGGTTTGTCGAGCCTGTTCTTACCTGGCTTGGCAGCCATTTTCAAAGCCTGGATGTTGACGCCGTACGGAATATGCTCAGCGCCGAGTCCATCAGCAGGAACCTCGCCGGAGCCGCAGGAAAAATCACCAACATGGTGATCGCCTTTGCGGGTTCAACCGTAACCGCCATAACCGCCACCCTCTGGCAGTTCGTGCTTTTGCTTTTCGCGCTATTCTATTTTTTGAAGGACGGCAAAAAAGTTCTCGGATGGGGCTTTCACCTTCTGCCGCTCCCTTCCAGCCTTGAAAAAGAGATAGTGAAATGCTTTTCCGATGTCAGCCGTTCGGCTTTTTTCGGAAGTTTTCTCACCTCCGTGATTCAAGGAATATTGGGCGGGATGGGCTTCTTCATAGCGGGTCTTCCTCCCTTGGTGTGGGGCGTGGTCATGGCCTTCTTCTCCATGATCCCCCTTGCGGGGACAGCGGCGATATGGCTGCCGGCCTCCATTCTTTTGATTCTCACCGAACGGGTCGGCCACGGCATATTCCTTTTGTGCTGGGGGGTTTTTGTAATTTCGGCCAGCGACAATTTTTTGCGGCCCTTTCTCATGAGGGGCAGAAGCGACCTGCCGCCGGTTCTGGTGTTTTTTTCGATTCTGGGGGGGCTCGCCGCTTTCGGGCTTTTGGGGGTGCTCATCGGCCCCCTTTCCATGGTGATCCTCATAGCCTTTTTAAGGGCCTACGAGGAGGCTGCAAAACCCGTTCTGGACGAGCTGGACAAAAGATGAAAGCCCCGGAAACAAGCTGGGCCAAAGCAGCGGCCGCCGCCCATGTATCCATCCCCTATGGGAGGCTGTTAAAGGAATTCCTGCCCCTTGTGGTCTCCCGCAAGAGGAACGTGGAAGTGGGCCTCGATTCAAACGCCCTGGACGATTATCCCCTTTCGGATTTCAGGAAGACCGCCGCTCTTTTTTCGCGTCACGGGATTTCCTGCACCCTTCACGCGCCCTTCATAGATCTGTCTCCAGGAGCCCAGGACAGGGCGATTCTTACCGCCACCAGGGAGCGTTTCCGCCAGTTCGCGGGCGTGGCGAGGCTTTTCGATCCCTTGTGCGTGGTGGTTCACACGGGCTGGGACCGCAAGCATTACGGCTACGTTGAAAAAGAATGGATGGACACGGCGACGGCCACCCTGGAAAAGCTCACCGTCTCCCTTGCGGAAACCACGCGGGCCTTCGTGGCCCTGGAAAACGTTTACGAGAAGACCCCCAAGGTTCTTCTGGAGCTTTTGCGGCGCATAAACCACAAGCGCCTGGGGTTCTGCCTTGACACCGGCCACGTCAACACCTTCTCCGGGACGCCCCTCGATCAGTGGCTGGCGGCCCTTGGCCCCAAAATCAGGGAAATCCACCTTCACGACAACACGGGCGAGGACGACCACCACCTTGCCCCCGGCAGGGGCTCCATAGATTTCGCCCCCCTTGTCTCGTTCATGAAAGGCCGCCCTTCCGACATCATTATAACCCTTGAGGTCCATACCCCGGATGGTGTTGTGGGGGGGCTTGAGTTCATAAACCGGAATTTCTGAGTCGGCCCGGTGTCTTTTCAGCCCTTTAAACAAAAGGAGAACCACATGGAAAAGACCTTTTCGATCCCCAACATCTCCTGCGGCCACTGCGTGATGAGCATCAAAAACGAGCTTTCCGAAATGAAGGGCGTAAGCACCGTTTCGGGAGACCCGGCAACAAAGAAAATCACCGTGGCCTTTGACGCGCCTGCAACAGAGGAAGCCATCCGCAAGACCCTTGCCGAAATCAATTACCCGGCGGAATAAGAAACTAATGGAATTTTCATCCGTAAACGACGTAAAGGACCGCCTGGAAAGCCACGGCTACATCTGCTCCAACGTTGCGGCCACAGTGGTTTTCCTGGCCCAGGCCACAAACAAGCCCGTGCTGGTGGAAGGCCCGGCGGGCGTGGGCAAGACCGAGCTCGCAAAGGCCGTGTCCCGCGCCACCGGGCGCAACCTCATAAGGCTCCAGTGCTACGAGGGCCTGGACGAAGCCAAGGCGCTCTACGAGTGGGAGTACGCCAAGCAGCTTTTGTACACCCAGATGGTGAAGGAAAAGATCGGCCAGGTGATCTGCGACGCCCAGACCCTTCCCGAAGCGGTTGACCGCATAGCGGCCCAGGAGGACGCCTTTTTCTCCGAGCGTTTCATCCAGCCCCGGCCCCTTCTCGCGGCCCTCACCTCCGAAAAGCCGGTGGTCTTGCTGGTGGACGAGGTGGACAAGTCCGACCCCGAATTCGAGGCCTTCCTGCTGGAGGTTTTGAGCGACTTTCAGGTTTCGATTCCCGAACTGGGCACCAAGAAGGCCATCCACATCCCCATCGTGTTCCTTACGTCCAACAACTACCGGGACATGTCAGACGCCTTGAAGCGCCGATGCCTGCACCTTTACATCGATTACCCGGACCGCGACCTGGAAACCCGCATAGTGCGCTTAAAGCACCCGAATATCGAAAACGCCCTCACGGAAAAACTGGTTGACGCGGTAAGGGCCATACGGGAGCTTGATCTCAAGAAAAAGCCCTGCATCTCCGAAACCCTGGACTGGGCCCAGTCCCTCATCATTTTGCAGGCATCCGACCTTTCGCCCAAGATTCTGTCCGAGACCCTGGGGGTTTTGGTGAAGTACAGGAGCGATTCCGACAAGGTGCGGGAAAACCTCGGTAAAATCGAAAAATCAGCAGGGCTTTCATGCTCCAGCTAGTGCTAAGGTTCGTGGCCGCGGCCCGGTCTTCGGGCCTGAGAATCTCGACCAGCGAGGTCCTTGACGCGGCGGGCCACTTAACCCTGATCGATCCCACCGACGAGGAGACTTTCCGGACGGTGCTTCGGGCGGATTTTGCCAAGAGCGCCCAGGATCAGGCCCGCTTCGACCGCCTTTATCACCTGTTTTTCAAGGAGATGAGGGAGGACATAAAGGCCGATTCCGAAAGCCTTGGCGAAACGCTGGCCAAGGCCCTGGAGGCGATCCGGGAAAACGCCGACGACAACCCCCTTCTTTCCGCAGCCCTCGATCTTGTGGCCGGAAACCCCAACGCCTTTCTCACGGCCCTTCGGGAGCTTGAGTCCGACGGCGACAGGCCCGCCATGGCCATGGGCGCAAACCTTGGCCAGCTTGCACGGCGCTTGAAGGTGATGCTCACGGTAAAGGACATCAGGGGGCTTTTATCGCAGTTTCTTGAAGGCAATCGGCGTGAAATTTCCTGGACGGTGCGCCGGGACCTTGAAGCCCACGTGAACGCAAGGCTGGAACTGGCCCAGAGGCTTCTTCTGGAGGAGCCCCGAACCCGCCAAAACGAGGCCATGCAGGGCCTAAGCTACGAGAAGCGCTTAAGCGCGGTTGGCGACAAGCCCTTCGTGTCCCTTTCCACCCGCGAGGTGGAGGAGATGAGGGCCGTGGTGGACCAGCTCGTGCGCCGCCTGAAGGACACCGTGGCGAGGCGCTACGCTGCCCGCAACCGTGGAATCCTGGACGTGAAGAAGACCCTTCGCCGGGCCGCCAAGTACGACGGCGTGCCGGTGGAGATAATCCGGCGAAAGCGCCCGCGACGGCGGGGGCGCATCATCACCCTGTGCGAC
Encoded here:
- a CDS encoding AI-2E family transporter, whose product is MADQNENNGEKKPGVFADYGGAFLLLCVLCSLILVFQVLKPFFTVFVLAAFLAVLAQPVKKRLDRLTRYRQTLSVFLTILALILFVIIPLVLLFSLLAAESYQAYSWINQKVQSGVLENVQGGVLGKRFVEPVLTWLGSHFQSLDVDAVRNMLSAESISRNLAGAAGKITNMVIAFAGSTVTAITATLWQFVLLLFALFYFLKDGKKVLGWGFHLLPLPSSLEKEIVKCFSDVSRSAFFGSFLTSVIQGILGGMGFFIAGLPPLVWGVVMAFFSMIPLAGTAAIWLPASILLILTERVGHGIFLLCWGVFVISASDNFLRPFLMRGRSDLPPVLVFFSILGGLAAFGLLGVLIGPLSMVILIAFLRAYEEAAKPVLDELDKR
- a CDS encoding sugar phosphate isomerase/epimerase, whose protein sequence is MKAPETSWAKAAAAAHVSIPYGRLLKEFLPLVVSRKRNVEVGLDSNALDDYPLSDFRKTAALFSRHGISCTLHAPFIDLSPGAQDRAILTATRERFRQFAGVARLFDPLCVVVHTGWDRKHYGYVEKEWMDTATATLEKLTVSLAETTRAFVALENVYEKTPKVLLELLRRINHKRLGFCLDTGHVNTFSGTPLDQWLAALGPKIREIHLHDNTGEDDHHLAPGRGSIDFAPLVSFMKGRPSDIIITLEVHTPDGVVGGLEFINRNF
- a CDS encoding heavy-metal-associated domain-containing protein translates to MEKTFSIPNISCGHCVMSIKNELSEMKGVSTVSGDPATKKITVAFDAPATEEAIRKTLAEINYPAE
- a CDS encoding MoxR family ATPase, whose translation is MEFSSVNDVKDRLESHGYICSNVAATVVFLAQATNKPVLVEGPAGVGKTELAKAVSRATGRNLIRLQCYEGLDEAKALYEWEYAKQLLYTQMVKEKIGQVICDAQTLPEAVDRIAAQEDAFFSERFIQPRPLLAALTSEKPVVLLVDEVDKSDPEFEAFLLEVLSDFQVSIPELGTKKAIHIPIVFLTSNNYRDMSDALKRRCLHLYIDYPDRDLETRIVRLKHPNIENALTEKLVDAVRAIRELDLKKKPCISETLDWAQSLIILQASDLSPKILSETLGVLVKYRSDSDKVRENLGKIEKSAGLSCSS
- a CDS encoding VWA domain-containing protein; this encodes MLQLVLRFVAAARSSGLRISTSEVLDAAGHLTLIDPTDEETFRTVLRADFAKSAQDQARFDRLYHLFFKEMREDIKADSESLGETLAKALEAIRENADDNPLLSAALDLVAGNPNAFLTALRELESDGDRPAMAMGANLGQLARRLKVMLTVKDIRGLLSQFLEGNRREISWTVRRDLEAHVNARLELAQRLLLEEPRTRQNEAMQGLSYEKRLSAVGDKPFVSLSTREVEEMRAVVDQLVRRLKDTVARRYAARNRGILDVKKTLRRAAKYDGVPVEIIRRKRPRRRGRIITLCDVSGSVWSAARFMLNMLYSVQDCFTKVRSFVFVAGLAEVTSIFEENEINVAIEKVLRETDLEYGAPTDYGATLRAFRREHMDGVNKKTTVIIIGDGRSNYCNPEGAILSEIRDRARRIIWLNPESELFWYQGDSEMRLYERLVNETRPCQNLNQLLSFIQDLVL